The proteins below come from a single Vibrio natriegens NBRC 15636 = ATCC 14048 = DSM 759 genomic window:
- a CDS encoding YgiQ family radical SAM protein codes for MTNNITPIHEYKKYWAECFGSAPFLPTSRKEMDALGWDSCDIIIVTGDAYVDHPSFGMAIIGRLLEAQGFRVGIIAQPEWQNKDAFMQLGQPNLFFGITAGNMDSMINRYTADKKLRHDDAYTPNNEGGKRPDRATLVYSQRCREAYKEVPIVLGGIEASLRRVAHYDYWSDKVRRSILFDAKADILLFGNAERALVEVAHRIANGENISDMTNIRGTAVNLPAAPDSYTIIDSSRIEKPRKEAFVPKNPYEVETQCDTKKDEPAAAQPITIRPSRHDAKTTAVRLPNFEKLNNDRILYAHASRVMHLETNPYSGRALIQRHGDRELWVNQAPIPLTTEEMDFVFGLPYARVPHPMYGKAKIPAYDMIKTSVNIMRGCFGGCSFCSITEHEGRIIQNRSKESIINEIEEIRDKVPGFTGTISDLGGPTANMYRLGCKDPKAEANCRRPSCVFPGICNKLNTDHKHTIDLYREARKVEGVKKVMVASGVRYDLAIESPEYVKELVTHHVGGYLKIAPEHTEKGPLDLMMKPGMGTYDRFKEMFEKYSAEAGKKQYLIPYFISAHPGTEDEDMLNLALWLKKNNFECDQVQNFYPSPMCNATSMYYSETNPLKRVKYKQREDIPVAKGERQRRLHKALLRYHDPANWPMIREALVSMGKKHLIGDKATCLVPAEDIDAQTPAQRRKSGRHGANRFATKHTKNQPGFGGHLEKRSEGGSRDGKPSGNRNGAGKAQGGQGRGNNNSQRAGSNSNRPNGGKPQGQGRPQAQGKPAGQRKPKRR; via the coding sequence ATGACCAATAACATCACTCCTATTCATGAGTACAAAAAATACTGGGCCGAGTGTTTTGGTTCGGCACCTTTCTTGCCGACCAGCCGCAAAGAAATGGATGCCCTAGGATGGGATAGCTGTGACATTATCATTGTGACAGGGGATGCCTACGTGGATCACCCAAGCTTTGGTATGGCGATCATTGGCCGTCTACTAGAAGCGCAAGGCTTCAGAGTTGGTATCATTGCTCAACCAGAATGGCAGAACAAAGACGCATTCATGCAGCTTGGTCAGCCAAATCTGTTCTTTGGGATCACAGCGGGTAACATGGACTCCATGATCAACCGCTACACCGCAGATAAAAAACTTCGCCACGATGATGCGTACACACCGAATAACGAAGGTGGTAAACGTCCTGACCGCGCGACCTTAGTTTATTCACAGCGTTGTCGTGAAGCCTATAAAGAAGTGCCTATCGTACTAGGTGGTATTGAAGCCAGCCTACGACGCGTTGCGCACTATGACTACTGGTCAGATAAAGTTCGTCGCTCGATTTTGTTTGATGCGAAAGCCGACATTCTGTTATTTGGTAATGCTGAGCGTGCACTGGTGGAAGTGGCACACCGCATCGCAAACGGCGAAAACATTTCTGACATGACGAACATTCGTGGTACAGCGGTTAACCTGCCTGCAGCACCAGACAGCTATACCATCATCGACTCGTCTCGTATTGAAAAACCACGTAAAGAAGCGTTCGTACCTAAGAACCCATACGAGGTAGAAACGCAGTGCGACACCAAGAAAGACGAACCAGCTGCGGCGCAGCCAATCACTATTCGTCCGTCACGTCATGATGCTAAAACCACAGCGGTACGTTTACCTAACTTCGAAAAACTTAACAACGACCGTATTCTGTACGCGCACGCAAGCCGTGTGATGCACCTGGAAACTAACCCATACTCTGGACGTGCGTTGATTCAACGCCACGGCGACCGTGAACTTTGGGTTAACCAAGCCCCGATTCCGTTGACCACAGAAGAGATGGACTTTGTGTTTGGTTTACCATACGCACGTGTCCCTCACCCTATGTATGGTAAGGCGAAAATCCCTGCGTATGACATGATCAAAACATCGGTGAATATCATGCGCGGCTGTTTTGGTGGTTGTTCATTCTGTTCGATTACCGAGCACGAAGGACGAATCATCCAGAACCGTTCTAAAGAATCGATCATTAACGAGATAGAAGAAATTCGCGACAAAGTTCCAGGCTTTACTGGCACGATTTCCGATCTTGGTGGCCCTACCGCGAACATGTACCGTCTGGGTTGTAAAGATCCGAAAGCGGAAGCGAACTGTCGTCGCCCTTCTTGCGTGTTCCCAGGTATCTGTAACAAGCTAAACACAGACCACAAGCACACCATCGACCTTTACCGCGAAGCGCGCAAGGTTGAAGGCGTTAAGAAGGTAATGGTAGCGTCGGGCGTACGTTACGATCTTGCGATTGAGTCACCAGAATACGTGAAAGAGTTGGTCACTCACCACGTTGGCGGTTACTTGAAGATCGCACCTGAGCATACTGAAAAAGGCCCTCTGGATCTGATGATGAAACCAGGCATGGGTACGTACGACCGCTTCAAAGAAATGTTCGAGAAGTACAGTGCTGAAGCAGGTAAGAAACAGTATCTGATCCCTTACTTTATCTCTGCGCACCCGGGCACTGAAGATGAAGATATGCTGAACCTTGCTCTTTGGTTGAAGAAGAACAACTTTGAGTGTGATCAGGTACAGAACTTCTACCCATCGCCGATGTGTAACGCAACGTCGATGTACTACTCTGAGACTAACCCTCTAAAACGCGTGAAGTACAAACAGCGTGAAGACATTCCCGTCGCTAAAGGTGAGCGTCAGCGTCGTCTGCATAAAGCTCTTCTGCGTTACCACGATCCGGCAAACTGGCCAATGATTCGTGAAGCATTGGTTAGCATGGGCAAAAAACATCTGATTGGTGACAAAGCCACTTGTTTGGTTCCGGCTGAAGACATTGATGCGCAAACACCAGCGCAGCGTCGCAAATCCGGCCGCCATGGTGCAAACCGTTTTGCCACGAAACACACCAAGAATCAGCCTGGTTTTGGTGGTCACCTTGAGAAACGCTCTGAGGGTGGTTCTCGTGACGGCAAGCCTTCTGGCAACCGTAATGGCGCAGGTAAAGCACAAGGTGGTCAAGGGCGTGGAAATAACAACAGCCAGCGTGCAGGCTCTAACTCAAACCGTCCGAATGGCGGTAAGCCACAAGGCCAGGGCCGCCCTCAAGCTCAGGGTAAACCAGCCGGTCAGCGCAAACCTAAGCGTCGATAA
- a CDS encoding response regulator transcription factor, with translation MKRVLLVEDNREIAGMLFDYFECAGMQLDYADNGELGLKLALSNSFDIILLDLMLPRMDGLTLCNKLRDAGNNTPVLMLTALDSRDDMLKGFAHGADDYLTKPFDLDILEARMTALIKRYRGTVASSQLQYGEVTIDQKTHQAYRQGKQLALNPTTYTILEMLVQSAPEIVTREDIAFRLWQENEPNNDVLRSHIYQLRGQLDKPFEEHLLKTIPKVGFRLEPGA, from the coding sequence ATGAAACGTGTACTTTTAGTAGAAGATAATCGAGAAATCGCTGGAATGCTGTTCGATTATTTCGAGTGTGCTGGCATGCAGCTTGATTACGCTGACAACGGAGAGCTTGGTCTTAAGCTTGCCCTTAGTAACTCTTTCGACATTATTTTGCTCGATTTAATGTTACCGCGTATGGATGGTTTAACGCTGTGTAACAAGTTAAGAGACGCAGGAAATAATACCCCTGTACTCATGCTGACCGCACTAGATAGTCGCGACGATATGCTGAAAGGCTTTGCCCATGGAGCGGATGACTACCTGACTAAGCCTTTTGACCTCGATATTCTCGAAGCTCGCATGACTGCGCTAATAAAACGCTATCGTGGTACCGTTGCCTCAAGCCAACTCCAGTACGGTGAAGTAACGATTGACCAAAAAACGCATCAGGCATATCGCCAAGGCAAGCAGTTGGCACTAAACCCAACTACTTACACCATTCTTGAAATGCTGGTACAAAGCGCTCCAGAAATCGTGACCCGAGAAGACATTGCCTTTCGTTTATGGCAAGAAAACGAGCCAAATAACGATGTGCTTCGCAGCCACATTTATCAGCTGCGCGGACAACTCGATAAACCCTTCGAGGAGCACTTGCTCAAAACCATTCCTAAAGTCGGCTTCCGCTTGGAGCCGGGAGCATGA
- a CDS encoding sensor histidine kinase, protein MIRRLLGNTKSMTGRLELFFLLVSVVIGLLCFALVSGSLLWSEDRVGERRIMIDKKEAIEHFKQTPSEGVIKLDLLTTAYNDINLVPDFYRPFLQDKHYFLGEAGEEPYTRMIYMSTYMQDGEEHPIILISLIDEIEITWSEFSYVIGLVLAVVLALIFVFGSLLLRLSQRLIEPINTLKTQLDEHQGDTTKKFVVPPGSAKEFEALASQLNEYRNEVNQVIKREQAFARYASHELRTPLTVMKGSSSLLARNSSTPFQERQVHRIQDATQQMSTMVDALLGLVRYERNSDDSPVRRISEQELRHIVSLSQAQADEKSLEFEVTVTGSPYTRATTAVLNIVLSNLIRNSIAATSKGKIYVEMSDDTLSVRDEGEGFSSVPDSDGHGLGLMIVDDLCRRYGWQFVINTHSSGGCEALINLASEHTDE, encoded by the coding sequence ATGATTCGTCGCTTACTCGGTAATACGAAAAGTATGACCGGTCGACTCGAACTGTTTTTCTTGCTGGTTTCCGTCGTGATCGGATTGCTCTGCTTTGCGTTAGTAAGTGGATCACTGCTGTGGTCAGAAGATCGCGTCGGTGAGCGCCGAATTATGATCGACAAAAAAGAAGCAATCGAACATTTTAAACAGACGCCTTCCGAGGGAGTCATAAAGCTTGATCTTCTCACAACGGCATACAATGACATCAACCTGGTTCCCGATTTTTACCGCCCTTTCTTGCAAGATAAACACTATTTTTTAGGTGAAGCCGGCGAAGAACCCTATACACGCATGATTTACATGAGCACCTACATGCAGGATGGTGAGGAGCATCCCATCATCTTGATTTCGTTAATTGATGAAATCGAGATTACATGGAGCGAGTTTTCTTATGTTATCGGGTTGGTGCTGGCGGTGGTACTCGCACTGATTTTTGTCTTCGGCAGTTTGTTACTCCGCTTGTCTCAGCGATTAATTGAGCCGATTAACACTCTGAAAACGCAATTGGATGAGCACCAAGGCGATACAACAAAGAAGTTTGTTGTCCCGCCAGGTTCAGCGAAAGAGTTCGAAGCCCTTGCCTCTCAACTTAACGAGTATCGCAACGAGGTAAATCAGGTCATTAAGCGAGAACAAGCCTTTGCACGCTACGCCAGTCATGAGCTCAGAACGCCACTGACAGTCATGAAAGGCTCCAGTAGCTTATTAGCCAGAAATTCCAGCACACCATTTCAGGAACGACAGGTTCATCGTATTCAGGACGCAACGCAGCAGATGTCTACCATGGTCGACGCATTGCTGGGGTTAGTTCGGTATGAGCGAAATTCGGATGATAGCCCTGTGCGGAGAATTTCTGAGCAGGAGTTACGCCACATTGTTTCACTTAGTCAGGCACAGGCTGATGAAAAGTCTCTTGAGTTTGAAGTGACGGTGACAGGCAGCCCATATACAAGAGCAACAACCGCTGTGCTTAATATCGTTCTGAGTAACCTGATTCGAAATAGTATTGCCGCAACTTCTAAAGGCAAAATCTACGTTGAAATGAGCGACGATACTTTGTCTGTCCGAGATGAAGGAGAAGGCTTTTCTTCCGTTCCAGACTCTGACGGACACGGTTTAGGGCTCATGATCGTTGATGACTTGTGCCGTCGCTATGGCTGGCAGTTTGTGATCAATACGCACTCATCAGGCGGGTGTGAAGCGTTGATCAATTTGGCATCTGAACATACCGACGAATAA
- a CDS encoding 1-aminocyclopropane-1-carboxylate deaminase/D-cysteine desulfhydrase gives MKLSESPITQHSFNGQTFFLKRDDLLHSHFSGNKARKFMMLLEEQDPNVTTLISYGSAQSNAMYSLAALAKVKGWAFEFYVSHIPEWLKSTPIGNYRGALDLGMQITAMKDVGSELHPSQFISDIRGLDETTLFMPEGGRSQIAEGGVKQLAREILDWTRFRAKEQFAVALPSGTGTTALYLHKYLNPHGIEILTCPCVGDENYLTEQFNMLGETSHPQVLSVRKKHHFGRLYKEDYETWKSLYEQTDLEFDLLYDPYMWQCLASWRKENPDKTLIYVHQGGILGNESMLPRYQREFD, from the coding sequence ATGAAACTCTCTGAAAGCCCAATCACTCAACACAGCTTTAACGGTCAGACATTCTTTCTAAAGCGCGATGATTTACTGCATTCCCACTTTTCCGGGAACAAAGCACGTAAATTCATGATGTTATTAGAAGAACAGGATCCAAATGTTACGACTCTGATTAGCTATGGCTCAGCCCAGTCTAATGCGATGTATTCTCTGGCTGCACTCGCAAAAGTTAAAGGGTGGGCATTCGAGTTTTATGTCAGTCATATCCCGGAGTGGTTAAAAAGCACGCCTATTGGTAATTATCGGGGCGCACTCGATTTAGGGATGCAGATAACAGCGATGAAAGACGTTGGCAGCGAGCTTCACCCTAGCCAGTTCATCTCGGATATACGTGGATTGGATGAAACCACGCTCTTTATGCCTGAAGGCGGACGCTCTCAAATTGCCGAAGGTGGCGTAAAGCAACTTGCGCGCGAGATTCTCGACTGGACTCGCTTCAGGGCAAAAGAACAGTTTGCGGTTGCGCTTCCTTCCGGTACTGGCACCACCGCATTATATCTGCACAAGTATCTTAACCCTCATGGAATAGAAATCTTAACCTGCCCTTGCGTAGGAGATGAAAACTATCTAACTGAGCAGTTCAATATGCTGGGCGAAACCAGCCATCCGCAGGTTTTATCGGTACGGAAAAAACACCATTTCGGACGCCTGTATAAAGAAGATTATGAGACATGGAAAAGCTTGTACGAACAAACGGATCTGGAGTTTGATCTCCTTTACGACCCCTATATGTGGCAATGTCTGGCTTCGTGGCGAAAAGAGAACCCAGACAAGACACTGATCTATGTTCATCAAGGAGGGATACTTGGCAACGAGTCAATGCTGCCAAGGTATCAACGAGAATTTGACTAA
- a CDS encoding hydrolase, with amino-acid sequence MLSKDNTGLIVVDVQGKLATLVHESDQLIENVAKLVKGAKALNLPIIWLEQNPERLGPTSEPIRVELETAHLPITKYTFDGCKEERFKLAVDNAKVDTWLVCGIESHICVYQTALSLRQSGYRVELVTDCVSSRTAANKALALAKLTANGVVLTGLEMCLYEMVEDCRVPEFKDILALIK; translated from the coding sequence ATGTTATCGAAAGACAACACTGGGTTGATTGTCGTGGATGTACAAGGCAAGCTCGCGACATTAGTGCATGAAAGTGACCAGCTGATTGAAAATGTCGCCAAGTTGGTCAAAGGAGCTAAGGCACTGAACTTGCCAATTATCTGGCTGGAGCAGAACCCTGAAAGGCTAGGGCCAACCTCTGAGCCTATTCGAGTGGAGTTAGAGACAGCACATTTGCCTATTACCAAGTACACATTTGATGGCTGCAAAGAAGAACGTTTTAAGCTAGCGGTAGACAATGCCAAAGTGGATACATGGCTGGTTTGTGGTATCGAGTCCCACATTTGTGTGTATCAAACTGCGCTTTCTTTGCGTCAATCGGGCTACCGCGTTGAACTTGTGACCGATTGTGTGTCGTCGCGTACGGCTGCGAACAAGGCGCTTGCACTGGCGAAGTTAACCGCCAATGGTGTCGTATTAACGGGTCTGGAAATGTGTCTTTACGAAATGGTGGAAGATTGTCGAGTGCCAGAGTTTAAAGATATTCTGGCGTTGATCAAATAG
- a CDS encoding LysR family transcriptional regulator has protein sequence MNVSLDDIYLFTQTVVHGGISAAAEANQLQRSKVSRRLQELEKALGVQLLIRTTRSIELTAHGKRLFELVGQSVDHIQQGLIAMHEYQQELSGKVRLAIPSALMSSAAFSAIISEYTQRYPDISVEIENHQESVDLKRQSFDLQLLPSVVKVTDDSYIQFSLLPYTSHFVASKAYLEAHPPIESLDDLKHHRLLTNRYNANLLDPALDVALKSDDLNLLRSMAIAGNGIAFIPQTHSKPSLQDGLLVEVLPEIAHPKQHLTLIYPSALFLPNKVVALIELFREKFK, from the coding sequence ATGAACGTAAGCTTAGATGATATTTATCTGTTCACCCAGACTGTTGTTCATGGTGGGATCAGTGCGGCGGCTGAGGCGAACCAATTGCAACGCTCCAAAGTGAGCCGCAGATTGCAGGAACTTGAAAAAGCGTTGGGTGTGCAATTACTCATCCGTACTACCAGAAGCATTGAACTAACCGCGCACGGTAAACGCTTATTTGAGTTGGTCGGACAGTCGGTCGATCATATCCAGCAGGGTTTGATTGCAATGCATGAGTACCAGCAAGAGCTTTCAGGGAAGGTGCGATTGGCTATTCCATCCGCTTTAATGAGCTCGGCTGCGTTTAGTGCGATTATTTCTGAATATACTCAGCGTTATCCAGATATCTCTGTGGAGATCGAGAACCATCAAGAGAGTGTCGATCTTAAACGGCAGTCGTTTGATCTTCAGCTTTTGCCCAGCGTCGTTAAAGTGACTGATGACAGCTATATTCAATTTAGTCTGTTGCCCTATACCAGCCATTTTGTTGCATCAAAAGCCTACCTTGAGGCTCATCCTCCAATAGAGTCTTTGGACGATCTTAAGCATCATCGCTTGCTGACTAATCGCTATAACGCGAACCTGTTAGATCCTGCTCTGGATGTTGCATTAAAGTCTGATGACCTCAACCTGTTACGTTCAATGGCGATCGCAGGCAATGGTATTGCTTTTATTCCTCAGACACATTCAAAGCCCTCGTTGCAAGATGGCCTACTTGTCGAAGTGTTGCCCGAAATCGCTCACCCAAAGCAGCATTTGACCCTTATTTATCCGTCTGCTCTGTTTCTGCCAAACAAAGTGGTTGCGTTAATTGAACTGTTTCGAGAAAAGTTTAAATAA
- a CDS encoding HlyD family secretion protein — protein MTADQQFRHWMRTLIVLFIVLFLYIVIADRHAPLTTEGRVQGYVVQLAPEVSGKVTDVLISNNQEVRKGEVLFKIDDRKYRIALEQAKLSLQAAYEKEATLYSQREAAIANIARAQATFDNAHREYVRLQKLSSKKVISQSALDDAFAQNQVSNAALKAEKQNLKVIEAQLGDQKGQSSAVRIAQNGIDKAMLDLANTEILAPSDGVVTNLQLEAGTMANSNLPLLTFVPTGSMWVAADFREKSVAGVDKTYHALVTFDANPGVVYDFDLSSRDYGVAAAQQTPNGALTKVEVNNRWVRDAQRTRVNLTSDEALPNALFVGSRATIVLYPDNSVFWQMMANAQIYLASWFHFIY, from the coding sequence ATGACTGCTGACCAACAATTCAGACACTGGATGCGTACATTAATTGTCCTGTTTATCGTTCTATTCTTATACATCGTCATTGCTGACCGTCACGCTCCATTAACCACCGAAGGTCGGGTTCAGGGGTATGTTGTTCAATTAGCTCCAGAGGTCTCTGGTAAAGTCACCGACGTTCTGATTTCCAATAACCAGGAAGTCCGCAAGGGCGAAGTGTTATTTAAGATTGACGATCGCAAATACAGAATCGCGCTTGAGCAAGCGAAGTTGTCGCTGCAAGCCGCATATGAAAAAGAGGCGACCCTATATTCTCAGCGAGAGGCAGCAATTGCCAATATTGCCAGAGCGCAAGCGACGTTTGATAATGCACATCGGGAATACGTACGCTTGCAGAAGCTATCAAGTAAGAAAGTCATTTCCCAATCAGCGCTCGATGATGCTTTCGCACAAAACCAGGTATCTAATGCTGCATTAAAAGCGGAAAAACAGAACTTAAAAGTCATTGAAGCCCAGCTTGGTGATCAAAAAGGTCAAAGTTCCGCCGTGCGTATCGCTCAAAATGGTATCGACAAAGCGATGTTAGACTTAGCCAATACCGAAATACTCGCGCCAAGTGATGGTGTGGTAACTAACCTACAACTGGAAGCCGGCACCATGGCGAATAGTAACTTGCCGCTTTTAACGTTCGTACCAACGGGTTCTATGTGGGTTGCTGCTGACTTTCGTGAAAAATCGGTCGCTGGCGTCGACAAAACCTATCATGCCTTAGTCACTTTCGATGCAAATCCCGGGGTGGTTTACGACTTTGATCTATCCAGCAGAGATTACGGTGTCGCCGCAGCGCAACAAACACCAAATGGTGCGTTGACAAAAGTGGAAGTGAATAACCGTTGGGTACGTGATGCTCAGCGCACACGGGTTAATCTCACTAGTGACGAAGCATTACCAAACGCCCTATTCGTCGGCTCTCGTGCAACCATCGTTTTGTATCCGGACAATAGTGTTTTCTGGCAGATGATGGCTAATGCTCAGATTTACCTCGCGAGTTGGTTCCACTTTATCTACTAG
- a CDS encoding DUF2955 domain-containing protein: MKTLRIWFGCSLGLALSMLFNWSYGFFAIMVPLFILGRIDRFDLPSLLMVFFSAVWTTLQATFLLEYLQFHPVLMTVAVGIMMLFKCIAMMNPKTFLFGYMGLLVGSIVLNFASYDFMDIEEFNVNMWVITLCNIFVCALAYWLFPEPDSPAESIAISTPVKRDIDYISQVAMGWVVAMAAFIVFQVADLYDSLSAQASILIILTPMTLAGSMGMAKIRIIGTALGCIAGMAVQLILGSWYGHGLLFWLAFTIAMGPFCLWLTKGQIKAAIAFSAMSALSVPLTTSLVPEQKDAFFSILYRFSSIFVAVLLTAMVIWVVHHWIRVMLLKHPEMLHNNVTQH, translated from the coding sequence ATGAAAACCTTACGAATTTGGTTCGGCTGCTCTTTAGGTCTCGCATTGAGTATGCTGTTTAACTGGTCATACGGATTCTTTGCCATCATGGTACCGCTGTTTATTCTGGGAAGAATTGACCGTTTTGATCTCCCGTCGTTACTGATGGTGTTTTTCTCCGCCGTTTGGACGACGCTGCAGGCTACTTTCCTGTTGGAGTACTTACAATTCCATCCGGTGCTGATGACTGTAGCGGTCGGCATCATGATGCTGTTTAAATGTATCGCGATGATGAATCCTAAAACGTTCTTGTTCGGCTACATGGGACTGTTAGTTGGCTCCATTGTGTTGAACTTCGCCAGCTACGATTTTATGGATATCGAAGAGTTCAACGTCAACATGTGGGTCATCACCTTGTGTAATATTTTTGTTTGTGCACTCGCCTACTGGCTGTTTCCAGAGCCTGATTCACCAGCCGAAAGCATCGCAATCTCTACCCCCGTGAAAAGAGATATCGACTACATCAGTCAGGTCGCAATGGGTTGGGTAGTCGCTATGGCTGCATTTATCGTTTTCCAGGTTGCTGATTTGTATGATTCGTTGTCTGCACAGGCGTCCATATTGATCATCCTGACGCCAATGACTTTAGCCGGTTCAATGGGCATGGCGAAAATCCGCATAATAGGAACAGCGTTAGGCTGCATCGCAGGGATGGCTGTGCAATTAATCTTGGGCAGTTGGTATGGCCATGGCTTACTTTTCTGGCTGGCATTTACCATTGCGATGGGGCCTTTCTGCCTCTGGCTGACCAAGGGGCAAATAAAAGCTGCGATTGCGTTTTCCGCCATGTCGGCGCTATCAGTGCCCTTAACAACGTCATTGGTTCCAGAGCAAAAGGATGCCTTTTTCTCAATCCTGTACCGTTTCAGCTCCATTTTTGTGGCAGTGCTACTTACCGCAATGGTGATCTGGGTCGTCCATCACTGGATTCGAGTCATGTTATTGAAACACCCCGAAATGCTCCACAACAACGTCACCCAGCATTAG
- a CDS encoding protein disulfide oxidoreductase translates to MSSKSRRKSWQHWLLQLLQIVIIVTVVSVGMDWYRTKDIPKQNAPALSAFMSSGQYVDVIEKSHEEPVVVYFWATWCPACKFVSPSMNWISDHYSVIGVSGSSGNEERVKQFMMSKDYRFNNINDPKSKIMQDWKVVVTPTIYVLRNGEITSITTGISTPMGILARIWLAS, encoded by the coding sequence ATGAGCTCTAAAAGCCGTCGTAAATCATGGCAACATTGGCTACTCCAACTCCTACAAATTGTGATCATTGTTACCGTCGTTTCAGTTGGTATGGATTGGTACCGCACCAAAGATATACCCAAACAAAACGCGCCAGCGTTGAGCGCGTTCATGAGCAGTGGTCAATATGTTGATGTCATCGAGAAAAGTCATGAAGAACCCGTGGTTGTCTATTTTTGGGCGACATGGTGTCCGGCATGTAAATTTGTTAGCCCAAGTATGAATTGGATAAGTGATCACTATTCGGTAATTGGGGTTTCTGGTTCTTCAGGAAATGAGGAGCGGGTGAAACAGTTTATGATGTCTAAAGATTATCGATTCAATAATATCAATGATCCTAAAAGTAAAATTATGCAAGATTGGAAAGTCGTTGTTACCCCCACCATTTATGTTTTAAGAAATGGTGAGATAACCTCTATTACAACGGGTATTTCCACGCCGATGGGAATATTAGCAAGAATTTGGTTAGCCAGTTAA